The Treponema medium genome has a window encoding:
- a CDS encoding proline--tRNA ligase — protein MKRSQTFIPTLRETPAEAVVISHQLLLRAGMIRRLGNGLFNYLPLGLRVFRKVENIVREEIDATGCLECKASVVAPGEIWQESKRWYTMGDGLLRMKNRLGQDLVVSPTNEESFTALMRYELGSYKDYPLSVYHINTKYRDEIRPRYGLMRAREFTMKDAYSFHTNADCLDKTYRAFGEAYEKIFRRFGLSIIRVRADSGSMGGSGSEEFMIESAIGDDTLILCPQCRYSANEEKAACAPDPYTELPETAEKCTKLPTPDARTIEELVAFLHTSPKAFIKTLIYQVKDSEVIDSEFVAVCIRGDLEVNEAKLTAVLKAAEVELASNADVEDITGTVVGFAGPVGLTKAPVLADESVMLMHDAVAGALEKDMHYIHVEPKRDFTPIMVCDVRIVKAGDLCPLCKTPFYSKKGNELGHIFKLGTKYTKSMNMTYLDESGQQQYPLMGCYGIGIDRALASIIEEHHDDNGIIWPMSVAPYHVGIVPIQYEGAMKATADRLHDELTARGVEVLLDDRVERPGVKFKDMDLIGLPIRLVISDKKLPNIEFKFRSDEESMNMPLEGVIDYVVQRVQRELK, from the coding sequence GTGAAAAGATCTCAAACGTTTATTCCCACATTACGGGAAACACCTGCAGAAGCAGTTGTTATCAGTCATCAATTATTATTACGCGCCGGAATGATCCGCAGATTGGGGAACGGGCTGTTTAATTATCTGCCGCTCGGTTTACGGGTGTTCAGAAAGGTTGAAAATATCGTACGAGAGGAAATCGATGCTACCGGATGTTTGGAGTGTAAGGCGTCGGTTGTCGCTCCGGGAGAAATTTGGCAAGAATCTAAGCGTTGGTACACGATGGGAGACGGGCTTTTAAGGATGAAGAATCGCCTCGGTCAAGACCTCGTTGTCAGTCCGACAAATGAAGAATCGTTTACCGCCCTTATGCGGTATGAGCTCGGTTCGTACAAGGATTATCCGCTTTCGGTGTATCATATCAATACAAAGTACCGTGATGAAATTCGTCCCCGTTACGGATTAATGCGTGCCCGTGAGTTTACGATGAAAGATGCCTATTCTTTCCATACAAATGCCGACTGTCTTGATAAAACCTACCGTGCATTCGGTGAAGCATACGAAAAGATATTCCGTCGCTTCGGTTTAAGTATTATACGGGTTCGGGCAGATTCCGGTTCTATGGGAGGCAGCGGATCCGAAGAATTCATGATTGAATCTGCCATCGGGGACGACACACTCATCCTTTGTCCGCAGTGCCGCTATTCTGCAAACGAAGAAAAAGCCGCCTGTGCACCCGATCCTTACACCGAACTTCCCGAAACAGCGGAAAAATGTACGAAGCTGCCGACGCCCGATGCTCGTACAATAGAGGAATTAGTTGCTTTCCTACACACTTCGCCGAAAGCATTCATCAAAACTTTAATTTATCAAGTAAAGGATTCCGAGGTCATCGATTCCGAATTTGTCGCAGTGTGTATCCGCGGCGATTTAGAAGTAAACGAAGCAAAGTTGACGGCGGTACTCAAAGCTGCAGAAGTTGAACTTGCCTCCAATGCGGATGTGGAAGATATTACGGGTACCGTAGTTGGGTTTGCCGGTCCTGTCGGTTTAACAAAAGCGCCCGTATTAGCTGACGAAAGTGTTATGCTGATGCATGATGCCGTTGCAGGTGCGTTGGAAAAAGATATGCACTATATTCATGTCGAACCGAAACGGGATTTTACTCCCATTATGGTGTGCGATGTCCGTATCGTAAAGGCGGGCGATCTTTGCCCCTTGTGCAAAACTCCGTTTTACAGCAAAAAAGGCAATGAGCTTGGACACATCTTCAAACTCGGTACAAAATACACCAAGAGTATGAATATGACTTACCTTGACGAGAGCGGTCAACAGCAGTATCCTTTAATGGGTTGCTACGGTATCGGTATCGACCGTGCTCTGGCATCAATTATCGAAGAGCATCACGACGATAACGGAATTATCTGGCCGATGAGCGTTGCTCCATATCATGTCGGTATTGTACCGATACAATATGAAGGAGCTATGAAGGCTACTGCTGACCGGCTGCACGATGAACTCACGGCTCGCGGGGTTGAGGTATTGCTGGATGACAGGGTAGAACGTCCGGGTGTTAAGTTCAAGGATATGGATTTAATCGGCTTGCCTATTCGACTTGTTATCAGCGATAAGAAACTGCCCAACATTGAATTTAAGTTCCGCTCGGATGAAGAGTCGATGAATATGCCGCTTGAGGGAGTTATTGATTATGTTGTACAACGTGTGCAGCGTGAATTAAAGTAG
- a CDS encoding NusG domain II-containing protein, translating to MIPIFRRLRVLDYFIFASIITLSLWAGFFLYTGENRAQRLVIETPSGKWIYPLTETRTVVVPGAIGNTTIRIENNTAFISDSPCPNKTCVNAAALKKTGDWNACMPNRVFLHIEGNTSEDTFDSR from the coding sequence ATGATTCCTATTTTTCGCCGCTTGCGTGTTCTTGATTATTTTATTTTTGCTTCCATTATCACTCTTTCTTTATGGGCGGGGTTTTTCCTCTATACCGGAGAGAATCGCGCACAGCGGCTGGTGATTGAAACTCCGAGCGGCAAATGGATATATCCACTTACCGAAACGCGTACGGTAGTTGTACCCGGCGCAATCGGTAATACGACCATCCGGATAGAAAATAATACTGCTTTTATTTCCGATTCTCCGTGTCCCAATAAGACCTGTGTGAATGCCGCAGCGCTCAAAAAAACAGGAGATTGGAATGCCTGTATGCCTAACAGAGTTTTCCTGCATATCGAGGGTAATACTTCTGAGGATACGTTTGACAGCAGATAG